The following are from one region of the Chiloscyllium punctatum isolate Juve2018m chromosome 24, sChiPun1.3, whole genome shotgun sequence genome:
- the tax1bp3 gene encoding tax1-binding protein 3: MSFIAGQPVAVVVQRIEIHKLHHGDNLILGFSIGGGIDQDPTQNPYSEDKTDKGIYVTRVSEGGPAEIAGLQVGDKIMQVNGWDMTMVTHDQARKRLTKKSEDIVRLLVTRKSLQQAICQSMQ, translated from the exons ATGTCCTTTATCGCCGGGCAGCCGGTCGCTGTGGTTGTG CAACGTATTGAAATCCACAAACTGCATCATGGTGATAACCTGATCCTGGGATTCAGTATTGGAGGTGGAATTGACCAGGACCCAACACAGAACCCCTACTCAGAGGACAAAACAGACAAG GGTATATATGTAACAAGAGTCTCAGAAGGAGGACCAGCGGAAATAGCGGGTCTCCAGGTTGGAGACAAGATAATGCAG GTGAATGGTTGGGATATGACGATGGTAACACATGACCAGGCCAGGAAACGTCTCACTAAGAAGAGTGAAGATATTGTTCGGCTTCTGGTAACTCGAAAATCTCTGCAGCAGGCGATCTGCCAGTCCATGCAGTGA